DNA sequence from the Coffea eugenioides isolate CCC68of chromosome 9, Ceug_1.0, whole genome shotgun sequence genome:
CGGGATGTCAAACCTTAGGGGAGTAGTTAGTGATAGTGGGTGTACTACGAtaccttttccttcttccaatTATGCTGGTACTACGGGGACCAAGTTTCAACAGAATCCAGAAATGACACCTTCAAGTTGTATTCAGGAATCTGGTTTTCTGCGGTCTCCTGACAATATTGGGCAGGGAAACCCCGCTACCAGAACTTTTGTTAAGGTAAGTTGCCTTGGTAATGACACTTTTGCTGGTGACAACTATGGTAACTCCAGATGACACATGAATCCTCATGAGAATTTGGTTGTCTTACTATTTAACAAAGCACTCCCATAAATGTCTTTCCTGCCTTTTTTCATATGTTAGTTGCGCTTTTAATAGGTTTACAAGTCAGGGTCCTTTGGGAGGTCATTAGACATCAGCAAATTCAGCAGCTACCATGAGTTGCGTATTGAGCTTGCTCGACTATTTGGCCTTGAGGGCCTTTTGGAGGACCCTTTGAGATCAGGCTGGCAGCTTGTGTTCGTTGACCGAGAGAATGATGTCCTTCTCCTTGGTGATGATCCTTGGCCGTGAGTATCTTTATTTTCTTCTGTCATAGATTTTTACCTATCTATTATCTTCAAACACCAATTTGCTTGCGTCTGTGGTGTTTGTGCATCACTTGAGTATGATGCATGACAGCTTATTGCTATGTGCTTTatcaagcttcttttgttgtaAAGCAGCACATTGTACTCAATTCATGTCGAGGCTTTTATGGTATTTTTCTTTGCTCTTAAGGTTGAAGGGgcagaaaagagagggaaaaacaaacccaaagaaaaatgcaatgaaatagTCTATTGTTCGTTTACTTTCCTTTCCAATTGTTAATATCCTTATGAGGTGGTCTACATTTGCTTGCCATATTAAACAATTCCTTTTTGGTcgtctttaatttttttttttttttttacatccCCATGAAAGTGTGGCGTTTTAATTGATTCTGACAAACACTGCAGGGAGTTCGTTAACAATGTGTGGTGCATTAAAATACTCTCACCACAAGAGGTGCAGCACATGGGCAAACGAGGTCTCGAGCTTCTCAACTCAGCTCCCAACTCAAGGCTACCAAATGGAAGCTGTGATGACTATGCAAGCCTACAAGAGCCCAGGAATGCGATTACCAGGATGACATCAGTTGGATCTCTCAATTACTAGATTGATTGAAGTAATTAAGACGTTAATCTcattctgtaatgttgtagcatATAGCATATACTCCATATATTTCAGTAGGAAGAACTGTCTTCTCAGTTAGTATTTTGTATAAAACTTATATTTAATGTAATTATGCTAATATGTGATCCTCTTAAACAGCAACCGTGTTTACGATCCACtatttcttctcattttatACCCATTTTAGattgaagaataaaatatgTTCTCCATTTTATGCATACTGATCGTTTCCAACATTTGAACGTGCTCGCCTTTCTGGGTACTTAAAAGTATGTATGCCAAATCATTATGAGCACCGCTCTTTTTCAGGTATCCTAAGCCTAGTTTTCAAGCAGCCAATAAACCGACTCTCGAATTTTCCTGCATTACCGCAAGTATGCTAGTTATATTCTGCTTGTATCTTATGGTTATGCCTTGGCAAGCTCCAGAAAAAGATCAATGATAAATTTCCCTTGCAAACTTGTGGGACAGTTCATTGTGCCCTGTTTGACATCTATTCTCTTGCAACTGATATGTTTGATGCCATCTCAAAACCAATATGGAAGTTGCCATCCAGGGTCTCATTACATCTGACAAATGGGGTTCATCATTTTCGTATGTATTGTTATGGCTTGGAGGTTAAGCAGGCATGTGGGGAGCTGGAAAGAGATATTGACCTTCAGGGCATGGGCCTAGGTTGGGTGCATGATATGGTAAGAcgataatcaaacaataatagGTGCGTTAAAGGTAGGGTTGGCACTTCAACAACTCTACATTAATACTACATGGGTGGGGTTCTTCCCCAACTTTATCCACACAAGGAGATGTCGCAATGCAACTTGACAGGATGAAACAGTACCGGGTTGCAAAACAAGTTGACATCAACTTTTGGCAGATAGAAGAGTGCGGTGCTGCTACAATTCTTAAACTGTTGGAGTATTTTAGTAGAAAATACAAAGATCATgcgtaaagaaaaaaaatctcaaaattatTTGATGACCcttaaaaagaataaagaaaagaaacgaaaGTCACTTGTTGTAATAAAAATTAGGATAGAATTCTACCCGTTTTACTGATATTTAATGAAAAGATACAAAAGAAAGCGATATAGAGCTTTCTAAGTGTTATACAATGCAGATGTACACGACATGCAAAGTGTCCAATCCAATAAAGCCCCAAAATCATTTGTCAAATCTAAGTTATTGTGCACTTTACTTGTTCTTGAAGAACTAGCTCCATTAGCTTACAAATTAGCTACCAATTTGCCTGTTAAGAAACGTGTTTAAAGACAAAGGACTTTCCATGTGATGTGTAAAGCGTTTGAAGTTCCACTTCCACATGGTGCTCTCAATTTTCCCTGGTATCGTCGCAAGACACAAAACCCATATGAATCATTAACTTAGAATCAATTTCAACAGTCACTTGATGAAGATTCCCATCTAAGCACAGCTTAATCCTCTTAAGAAGAGCTGTTACTTGTGCTTCCGTACTTGTCTTATACTCTAGAAAGGAGGAGAAACCAACAAGCATATTTTTCCCAATCTGTCTCAATGAAATCCTCTCCTCCAAAGTAGCTTGGAATTCTAAGAGAAGAACCATCAGCTTTAAGACTCGGCCGAGACCGAGATGACTTGGCCGAGTCGTCACCGGAACGGAGTTTTCCAATCCGATACCGGGACGAGATAACTCCGAGATAATGAATCGCTGAGAACTTGACAGAATCATCGAGAATTCGGCCGAGACATCTCTGAGACGGATAGAAACGGCAGAGTCGTCCCGAATCaactcgaatttttattatttttgctaattttttattatttttgtttattattatttttttacttttttagaatattaaatattttaaaaatctgCGTCTCGCCGAAACCCCGACTGATATGTCAAGACTGATGTGGAACGGTTCGAACCAtgaccgcgactttgaaccatgctgTTGAAGCGACTTTTGATCTTTTTGCAAAGCAATTAGACAACCAAGCCTTTAGTCAACAAAGCAAGATCTAGGACCAGCAAATTAGTAAAGGAATGTGGCTGCGAAATTGATAAGATTACATGAATCTTCGCATTGCTGGGTTCAGGAGCTCCACTATGGTGAAAAGCTGCCTTGTGCATGGCCCTTTCCTTCGTCTCACAAATTTTCATTCTCTTTCTAGAAGCTAGCGGTTTTCTTGTAATAGAAAGGCTCACCTTTCACCGCCAACATAGAAGTTTTGGCGTTCCAAAAGTGACCTCTAGAAAGAAATTAGCTTCAGATCACCGCAGCTAAATGCTTCATCTTCTAAGCTTAACTCAGACTACCAAACTTGCCCGATTGTCATCACAGTTGCATAACTGGTGCTGtttgtaaaaaattttcagcttcTTCAATATTCCCTTGTTGCTAACATTGGTCTTTCTttgtttaagaaaaaataaaaaatcaaatttgcaCCATGtttaaccaaaaaaatcaaCCCTCGTATAATTAGGAAGATATGTTTTCATAGATATGATTAAATCATTGACTTTGCTTCCATGATGCATTCTCAGAGAACTGTTCATAGAATATACTTAGAATCTAAAGCTTATTGGACAAATCCATGATTGTTTTTGCGTAAGAGACATTAGGGTAAATAATATTCAAGAAGCTTCACCATCACATCGATATCCTGTGTCCTTGTCTGTCCACGGATCACAGGATTGCGTGAAACTCCAAGGACATAGAAATCATATAACCACTCCCAGAAGATACAACATTGACGGAGCACCACGGAAGGCCGAGGCAAATACAATTTCGTCGTTTCTTTTTCTGCTTGCAGTCAAGAAACCTGGTCTGCATTTACcaccaaagaaaaagaaaccttGTTTGTCAACTCTATCACCGGTTCCCTGAAACAAAGGTTGGTATGCAGGTGGACTTGCCTTCTGCTTTCAGTTGCATGGTAAAAATGTAGCCAAGAAGCACATGGCTTCTCAAGGAACGGGTTCAAATACTTACTTTTTACTCAATATAATttcaactaaaaaaaattaccaaCATAATCCAGGACGAAGAGAGAACCCAAATTAATTACTGTATTATTTACCAAGAATACAGTAACACAGTCTTGCagaatcaaaaaaaaaaaaaaaaagttttgaaaatGCCAATTAACTTGAGAAATGACTTATTTGGGTACTAATTAACTCCAAACCTTGAACCCTCTTCTCTGACTGACTTGCTTTGGATTAACTAATGATTGGATCTTCATATATGACTGCTGCTCTAGGTGAAGGCCTGTGAAACCTTGTCACTTGTTTCAAGATCCCAATTTCTGTTACTTTGTTTTTGATGTTTTCTTTCATGGGGGCTTGCTTGATCAACATTTTCTCCAGAATTGAGGACTTTTTCAGTAAAAGCTTAATGATTTCCATCTCAGATCTTGTTCCAGAAATGCTTTGCAGCTTCACTTGCCGAAGTTGATTTAAAGTCAGTTGAGAATATTCCTGCACATCCAGAAAATTTGAAGCTTGACTTTCAGCGTACTCGTCAACCTTGTATACCTAAGATGGAGAGGAAGATCATTTATATAGAGCTATAAATGTTAATTTCATCGGAAATGGAGCTTCTCCAGTTCCAGTTCTATCCAGCTATATAAACTGATAGAATGTCAGTGTAAATGGGTTTGCATAAATGTGAATTAGAACTGAATTGGTGCAAAACTaacaaataaaccaaaaatatATTAGTTTACATTGAGATTGTACAAGTTTACACAACTGGATGGAAGTGGATGGAACGTCGACTAGAGAGGCCCCAGATCCAATTGCATCAAGTATAATATGGCAGAAAAGCATCAATAACTGACCAGAATTTCTAACTCTTCTAAGTTGGGAGAGCTTCTCAGTAAACACAGAAGAACAGCAATCTCATTCACCTCTTCAAAGCATAAATATTCTAGCTTAACAACTTTAAGGTGGATTAGTGTAGTTGTAATCTTTGCAGGGATTCCACCTGCATCTAGAGACTTTAAAGCAAAGCAATAAACACCCATAGTGAAGATATATACAATTACCTCACAATCTTGAATCCAAAGCAAAGGAGCACCTTCTTTTTACCTTGAAGTACGCATAGTGCAAATGCAGATTCTCAAGACTCAGGAGATCATGAAGTTGCTCGATAATACTTGTTCCCCCCACATGAAATTTTCCGTCCATGTCTTGGTTTCTAGGAACAAGCGAAACCCTTGCAAGAACCGGGGTATTCTTGAATAAGATAGATTTTACAGAGCTTTTGAAGAAACAGATTTTAACTTGGGCGCTATGAGCTCAAGGGAGTTCAAGATGGCCGGGATCTCTACAACGGTCAACTGCTCCAGTAGCAGGGAACTGGACATCAAACTTCCCAGTACATCCTCTGCAATATTCACTTGACAGAGTTTCAGTCTAATCAGATGGCCAAAACCTTGGAAATTGGTGGGGGGTTTAATCAAACAACCCCGAAGGTTCAAATGCCTGAGCTCTAGACAGGAAAAAAATGCCAATGGCATTCTGTGGTATTCATTCAGCCAAAGATTGAGGGTAAACTCCTGAACCCCACTCCTTGACAGAAGCACTATCAAGCTGTCAATGTCACGACAATCTTTAAGGCCAGTTAAAGAACAACGAAACTTGGATATGGGTCCTTGGTGTAGTGACAGAATCTGAAATAGAATTTCTGCAAACTTTTGCCTAGGTAATGCAtgatttgttaaaattttattgaaaatCTTATCATCAAGTACCAGCTGTGGGATTCTGGACCAATTATACCTCCATTTCCTTGATAAGATGCTAGTTCTTGCAGCGTCTCGTGTT
Encoded proteins:
- the LOC113782328 gene encoding F-box/FBD/LRR-repeat protein At1g13570-like, which gives rise to MDGKFHVGGTSIIEQLHDLLSLENLHLHYAYFKSLDAGGIPAKITTTLIHLKVVKLEYLCFEEVNEIAVLLCLLRSSPNLEELEILVYKVDEYAESQASNFLDVQEYSQLTLNQLRQVKLQSISGTRSEMEIIKLLLKKSSILEKMLIKQAPMKENIKNKVTEIGILKQVTRFHRPSPRAAVIYEDPIIS
- the LOC113782329 gene encoding F-box/FBD/LRR-repeat protein At1g13570-like, with translation MSTAANFRNVKMSACDRISDLPSSIIESILMWLPTRDAARTSILSRKWRYNWSRIPQLVLDDKIFNKILTNHALPRQKFAEILFQILSLHQGPISKFRCSLTGLKDCRDIDSLIVLLSRSGVQEFTLNLWLNEYHRMPLAFFSCLELRHLNLRGCLIKPPTNFQGFGHLIRLKLCQVNIAEDVLGSLMSSSLLLEQLTVVEIPAILNSLELIAPKLKSVSSKAL